The genomic segment CGCCCGGCGGACGACCGCCGGTGCGCGACCTGCTGCCGGTCGAAAACGCGGCGCGATCGACCGGCCGTAACACACGTTCGGGGCTCGTCCCGTGCCCGAACGGCCTGGAACTCAACCGATGATTCACCGCTCAGGACTGCTGCTGATTGGCCTCGTGACACTTGCGACCCCCGCGCCGGCCGCGGCGGGTCTGATCGCGTACGCCGACGCCGGGGCGTTCCAGGCGGCGGCGGCCGGCGGGGGCAACATCGACTTCGCCGGTATGGTGCAGTCCCACCAGTACGTTTCGTACCCCGCGTCGGGCGGCCTGTCGGTCGGCGGGGTGACCTTCAGCATCGCGAACCCGGTCGCCGGGGACGCGGTGAACGTCACGTCACGCAACTACTACCCCGGCGCGACCTACGCTCGGGACTTTCTGGTCAACGCCTATGTGCCCTCGGCGAACACGCTGACCATGACGATCACCCTGCCGACGCCGGTGACCGCCGTCGGCCTCGACCTGGGCACGTTCAAAGGCGGGGCGCTCGGGTTCGCGTTCTCGAACGGCGCCACGTTCACGCAGTCGGGCACGGCGACGTTCGGGCAGACAGCGTTCCTCGGGTTCACGTCGTCGCCGCCGTTCACCTCACTGACGATCACCGAATCGCTGAGCGGCGGCGAGGCGCTGGTCATCGACGACCTTCAGTACGGAATAGCGGCCCCCGAACCCGCGTCGGTCGCCCTGCTCGCCTCCGGCCTGCTCGCGGTCGGCTGTCGGCGCCTGCTCGGCCGGCGGACCACCGGGGATGCGGCGCCTCGTGCGGCGTGAGCCTCAGATCTCACGGGTCAATAATTACCACGCCGGCGTAAGCCGGCCGTGCGGAGCGAGCGGACACCACCCGCGGCCATTTGCGTCTCCTCGTCATTTTTGACCGAGTTCACCCCGCCCCGAGTTTGTGCCGCGTTGTTCGTTTGCTCCGAACCGATTTCGGGTATCATGAACGCCCCCATTCCGGAGGCCGAATCATGCTGCGCCCCGCGTCGATCCGTGCCCTGTTTTGCGTTCCGCTCGTTGCCTCGTGCGCCGTTGTGCTCGCCCAGGAGCCGAAGAAGCCGCTCGTGTCCGGCGATCCGGCCCGCGTCGAGCGGATCCGTAAGGCCGCGATGCCGAAAATCGACAAGCCGGTCCTCTTCGACACGCCCGAAGCCGACGCGATCCTGGCCGCGCTCGAGGTGTTCCCCCCCGACAACCCGTGGAACCTCGTGGTGACCGACTGGCCGCTGCACCCCAGGTCGAAGGACATCGTGGCGTCGATCGGGACCGACAAGCCGCTGCGGTACAACACCGACATGAACTTCGTGCTGGTGCCGCCGAACCAGAAACGGGTCGCCGTGAAGCTGGGGTACGCGGAGGAGTCCGACAAGGGGCCGTACCCGGTGCCGGACGGCATGATCGTCGAGGGCTGGCCGGCGGGCTACAAGCGCGACCCGAACTCGAAAACCACGACGTTCGACCAGATGCAGCGCACCACGCCGGACGACAACAGCGACCGGCACGCGATCGTGGTGGACCCGACCAACCGGGTGCTCTACGAGTTCTACCAGCTCCGAAGGACGAACACGGGCTGGTCGTGTTCGAACGAGGCGACGTTCGATCTCAAGAGCAACAAGCTCCGCCCGGACGGCTGGACCAGTTCCGACGCGGCCGGGCTGCCGATCTTCCCGTCGATCGTCCGGTACGACGAGCTGAAGCGCGGCGCGATCGAGCACGCGATGCGGGTGACGGTCGTGAAGTCGCGCAAGGCGCACGTGTACCCGGCGACGCACCACGCGAGCCAGCGGACCGACGAGAACCTGCCGCGGATGGGCGAGCGGCTCCGGTTGCGGACGGATTTCGACACGTCGAAGTTCTCGCCCGAGGTGAAGACGATTCTGGAGGGCTTGAAGAAGTACGGCATGTTCGTCGCGGACAACGGTCTCGACTGGGCGATTTCGTGCGCCCCGGACGAGCGCATCCCGGTGCTGCACGACGAGCTGCGCAAGGTGAAGGGGTCGGACTTCGAGGTGGTCGTCGCGCCGGCGGGGTACAAGCCGCCGAAGTGAGCGGTGAATTGGGGGCGCTGGGCCGAGGCAAGTGGGCACGGTCGCGGCGCCACATCAGAACGGGACGCCGTTCGGCGGCCCGAGGTTGCCGTGAAACAGCGTGGCGCGGCGGGCGAGTTCCCGGACGACGGCGGGAACGCGTCGGGCATCTACGCCCGCGGCCGCCTGGGCCGACACCGTCACCCGCTCGCCGGAGAATCGCAGGGGCGGCCGTTCCGCGAGGAGGGGGCCGGGCCGGTAGGGCTCGTTCCGTAGCGGTGCGACTCGTACCACGAGGTCGTTCGCCTCGAAGTACTCAATGCCCTCGAGTGTGGCACGGCACGGGAAGGCGTCACGCAACCGCTGTCGCCACTCCTCGCCGCGGTCCGTCGAGAGCCAGTATCCGCCCCAACCGCCCTCCACGTCGGCAACGCTGTGATCGATTGCGAACCCGCTCACGGTGTTCGGCACAACGCCCGCGAGCGGGCGACTCGCATCGCCCTCCTGGGTCACAGCGAGGTTGAACCCCCGGACGGGCGGGTCCGTGAGCGCGAGGTCGTCGTAGCGCACGGCCGCATATGACAGGGGGACGAACGGGTCGGCGCCCAGCCACAGCGGGACGGCCGGTTCGCCGGGCACCCGGCCCAGTTCGCCGTTCGACAGGCGGCACACGCGGGGGCGTGTCGGCGCGTCGCAACTGAACGCGAGCCATTCCCGCACCGACGGCGGGAGCTGGCGGCCCAGCCGGGTTTCGGCTTCAGTCATTTCGGCGTGTTCGCCGCTGACGTCGGGCATGGGTATGCGGTGCCAGCGCTCGGTGAACTCGCGGACCAGTCGCCAGCGCTCGCGCCAGCCGGTGGGGATGCCGTGACCGAAAACGGGCGCGCACTCGGTCCCGTACCGCATCCGCTCGCACCACTCCGGGCCGGCGTCTGCGCGAAGCGCGTTGCGGCGCGGTTTCCGTTCCCAGAAGCGGTCGGCGAACACCGGCAGGTGCCGCATCTCGTCTTCGACGCGAATGAGTTCGCCGCGGGGATCGGCGCGTTCGTCGAGCCAGTCGGCGTAGACGAGCCGCAGGGTGCGGTCGGTGGGCTGGGCGGCGATGGCGGTCAGGAAATCTTCGTGCGTTTGCAGCATGGCGGGCTCGGGGCGCCGTTATTTCTTCCAGTAGTCCGGAAGGTCGGGTAGCGTCTCGCGCAGGATCTCGAGTACCGCCGTGCGATCGGCCGCGGTCAGGTGGGCGTACGCCGCGGACGTGTCCTTGCCCGTCAGGACGTCGTGGATGCGCTTCAGCGTGTGGTTCTTCACTTCGGCCGGGAGCGCCGCGAAGCCGTTCGAATAGACGAGGTAACTGCACGGGTACTTGAATAGCCGGGTGTTCAGGTCGAACGCGCGCAGCGACCGGCCCCGCTTGTCGAACGGGCCGCGGGCCGCGAACTCCTTCGCGAACGCCGACGTGCCGGACACCGGGCCGTCCAGCTTCGCTTCGCCGCTGAACAGCAGGCACTGCGCCAACTGGTCGCCCGCGGACTCGATCCGCCGCTTCGTGCTGTCCCACCGCTTGTCGGCCGGTTCCTTGAGATCCTTATTCAGTGCGGCCTCGAAGTGAAGGGCCTGCTTCGTGCCGATCAGCGCCTGGGCTATGCGGTTGTGCGCCTGCGTCTGGTGTTCGAAGACGAGTAGCGCGACGATGTCGCTGTGCGGCGTGAGGTAGTTCGCGACCGTGAACCGCGCCTTCAGTTCGGTCACGTTCTGGCCGGCGGCGTTGCCCTCGGCGGCCGGGTCGCGCTTGTTCTCGACCAGCCAGTTGCCCATGTGCGTCTGCTTGCCGTGCGTGCCCGTCACGTACCACCCGCCCCACCGTTCGGAGAGCGGGCTGGTGTGGTCCGTGCGGAACGTGCCGGCGTTGAGAATGGGCATCCCGTGGCGGTCGGTGAACACGGAGCGGACGAGGTGGCCCGGCGCGCCGCCGGTCGCGCCGGAGGCGTGACAACTGAGGCAGGTGTCCTTGTGGCGGTCGAACTGCGGCCGGTCGTCGGGCGATTGATCGAGCGTATAGAACGCGGTGCCGAGTTGGGTATCGACCGCGGAGAACTCCAGCACGTCGCCGCGGAGGCAGAACCCGAC from the Frigoriglobus tundricola genome contains:
- a CDS encoding TIGR02996 domain-containing protein, encoding MLQTHEDFLTAIAAQPTDRTLRLVYADWLDERADPRGELIRVEDEMRHLPVFADRFWERKPRRNALRADAGPEWCERMRYGTECAPVFGHGIPTGWRERWRLVREFTERWHRIPMPDVSGEHAEMTEAETRLGRQLPPSVREWLAFSCDAPTRPRVCRLSNGELGRVPGEPAVPLWLGADPFVPLSYAAVRYDDLALTDPPVRGFNLAVTQEGDASRPLAGVVPNTVSGFAIDHSVADVEGGWGGYWLSTDRGEEWRQRLRDAFPCRATLEGIEYFEANDLVVRVAPLRNEPYRPGPLLAERPPLRFSGERVTVSAQAAAGVDARRVPAVVRELARRATLFHGNLGPPNGVPF